Proteins encoded together in one Streptomyces umbrinus window:
- a CDS encoding ABC transporter ATP-binding protein, with protein sequence MPTVVADRVDIVYRVNGTGAGRGSATAALNRILRRKKTEQASGVRKVHAVKAVSFTAYRGEAIGLIGTNGSGKSTLLKAVAGLLPVEHGRIYTDGQPSLLGVNAALMNDLTGERNVYLGGLAMGMSREQVRERYQEIVDFSGINEKGDFITLPMRTYSSGMAARLRFSIAAAKDHDVLMIDEALATGDRSFQKRSEARIRELRKSAGTVFLVSHNNKSIRDTCDRVLWLERGELRMDGGTEEVLKEYEKFTGGGGKAP encoded by the coding sequence ATCCCCACGGTCGTCGCCGACCGCGTCGACATCGTCTACCGCGTCAACGGCACGGGGGCCGGCCGCGGCAGCGCCACCGCGGCCCTCAACCGCATCCTGCGCCGGAAGAAGACCGAACAGGCCTCGGGTGTGCGGAAGGTGCACGCCGTGAAGGCGGTCTCCTTCACCGCGTACCGGGGTGAGGCGATCGGGCTCATCGGTACGAACGGGTCCGGAAAGTCCACACTGCTCAAGGCCGTCGCCGGGCTGCTGCCGGTGGAGCACGGGCGGATCTACACGGACGGTCAGCCCTCCCTGCTCGGGGTGAACGCCGCCCTGATGAACGACCTGACCGGCGAGCGCAACGTCTATCTCGGCGGCCTCGCCATGGGAATGTCCCGGGAACAGGTCCGCGAGCGGTATCAGGAGATCGTCGACTTCTCCGGCATCAACGAGAAGGGCGACTTCATCACACTGCCCATGCGGACGTACTCGTCCGGAATGGCCGCACGGCTCCGCTTCTCCATCGCCGCGGCCAAGGACCATGACGTACTGATGATCGACGAGGCCCTGGCCACGGGGGATCGCTCCTTTCAGAAGCGCTCTGAGGCTCGGATCCGTGAGTTGCGGAAGAGTGCGGGGACGGTCTTTCTCGTGAGCCACAACAACAAGTCGATCCGGGACACGTGCGATCGGGTGCTGTGGCTGGAGCGGGGGGAGTTGCGGATGGACGGGGGTACGGAGGAAGTGCTGAAGGAGTACGAGAAGTTCACCGGAGGTGGGGGGAAAGCCCCCTGA
- a CDS encoding ABC transporter permease: MSQVLHTPPPAPDPVPASAALPDDAAALAARYGLTVSGARPSLPAYVRQLWARRHFITAFATAKLTAQYSQAKLGQVWQVATPLLNAAVYYFIFGELMGTSRGVPDYIPFLVTGVFVWTFTQSSIMAGTRAISGSLGLVRALHFPRAALPVSYALQQLQQLLFSMAALFVILLCVGVPVSVSWLLVVPALALQFVFNAGVAMIMARMGARTPDIAQLMPFVLRTWMYVSGVMWSIDKVLTAHQDMPHIVLVALECNPAAVYIDLMRFALIDTFHASQLPHHVWALAVGWALLAGVGGFIYFWKAEETYGRG, encoded by the coding sequence GTGAGTCAGGTCCTCCACACACCGCCCCCGGCACCCGACCCGGTGCCGGCATCGGCCGCCCTGCCCGACGACGCCGCGGCACTCGCCGCCCGTTACGGCCTCACGGTCAGCGGCGCCCGCCCCTCACTGCCCGCGTACGTCCGCCAGTTGTGGGCTCGCAGGCACTTCATCACGGCGTTCGCCACCGCCAAGCTCACCGCCCAGTACAGCCAGGCGAAGCTCGGCCAGGTCTGGCAGGTGGCCACGCCCCTGCTGAACGCGGCGGTCTACTACTTCATCTTCGGCGAGCTCATGGGCACGAGCCGCGGCGTCCCGGACTACATCCCGTTCCTGGTCACCGGCGTCTTCGTGTGGACGTTCACCCAGAGCTCGATCATGGCGGGCACCCGGGCGATCTCCGGCAGCCTCGGCCTGGTGCGCGCCCTGCACTTCCCGCGGGCCGCGCTCCCGGTCTCGTACGCGCTGCAGCAGCTCCAGCAGTTGCTGTTCTCGATGGCCGCGCTGTTCGTGATCCTGCTCTGCGTCGGCGTGCCCGTCAGCGTGTCCTGGCTCCTGGTCGTTCCCGCCCTGGCACTGCAGTTCGTGTTCAACGCGGGCGTGGCGATGATCATGGCCCGGATGGGCGCCAGGACGCCGGACATCGCGCAGCTGATGCCGTTCGTGCTGCGCACCTGGATGTACGTGTCCGGTGTCATGTGGAGCATCGACAAGGTGCTCACCGCCCACCAGGACATGCCGCACATCGTGCTGGTCGCCCTGGAGTGCAACCCGGCCGCGGTCTACATCGACCTCATGCGGTTCGCGCTCATCGACACCTTCCACGCGAGCCAGCTGCCCCACCACGTGTGGGCGCTCGCGGTCGGCTGGGCGCTGCTCGCCGGCGTCGGCGGCTTCATCTACTTCTGGAAGGCTGAGGAGACGTACGGCCGTGGCTGA